A genomic region of Blattabacterium cuenoti contains the following coding sequences:
- a CDS encoding YtxH domain-containing protein yields MKKGGNFFWGVILGTMAGLIVGILLAPRKEDKIRNILGKKTEELRDNLQEISKKIGKKVHKIKSNFEAKWKKNKIDKMDQVEEELGT; encoded by the coding sequence ATGAAAAAAGGAGGAAATTTTTTTTGGGGAGTGATTTTGGGGACAATGGCAGGTTTAATAGTGGGAATTTTATTAGCTCCAAGAAAAGAGGATAAAATTAGAAATATACTAGGAAAAAAGACAGAAGAGCTGAGAGATAATTTACAAGAAATAAGTAAAAAAATAGGAAAAAAAGTACATAAAATTAAATCTAACTTTGAGGCAAAATGGAAAAAAAATAAAATAGATAAAATGGACCAAGTCGAAGAGGAATTGGGGACTTAA
- the pnuC gene encoding nicotinamide riboside transporter PnuC, with protein sequence MKEWINILLSPYHHSSWIHIILEFTAVTFSIFSVLLAQKNNIWLYPIGIGSTIIYSYLTFVTSLYGDFIINIYYTGMSGYGWYIWLSINDTKKLSISFSDKKDYFYTILWFLSTCIFSIMVYFFNGKLQTPYDWMDVLTTGLFFSGMYQMAMKKVENWIFWIVGNLISVPIYFLKGLILTGFLFIFLALLAIEGYFIWNKKALNNNKTY encoded by the coding sequence ATGAAGGAATGGATTAATATCCTTTTATCACCTTATCATCATAGTAGTTGGATTCATATTATTTTGGAATTTACTGCTGTGACATTTAGTATATTCAGTGTGCTATTGGCGCAAAAAAATAACATATGGTTATATCCAATAGGAATAGGGAGTACTATTATATACAGTTATTTGACTTTCGTTACTTCTCTTTATGGAGATTTTATTATTAACATATATTATACAGGAATGAGTGGTTATGGATGGTATATTTGGTTATCCATAAATGATACAAAAAAATTATCTATATCTTTTTCCGATAAAAAAGATTATTTCTATACCATTTTATGGTTTTTATCCACGTGTATTTTCAGTATAATGGTTTATTTTTTCAATGGAAAACTTCAAACCCCTTATGATTGGATGGATGTATTGACCACGGGTCTTTTTTTTTCTGGAATGTATCAGATGGCTATGAAAAAAGTAGAAAATTGGATATTTTGGATAGTTGGCAACCTTATTTCCGTCCCTATTTATTTTTTGAAAGGTCTCATATTAACAGGTTTTTTATTTATTTTTCTTGCATTATTGGCTATAGAAGGTTATTTTATTTGGAATAAAAAAGCACTTAATAACAATAAAACCTATTAA
- a CDS encoding CvpA family protein, translating to MIGTDIIILIIVLYGAYKGYRKGLLSQLFVFMICFFFLYKGIDVFHFLSEEFLKKYSKKEPFFTGVTIISSFFFIIFIAFFTKKIIELILTITWTKPFDKVFGGLLGLIKYFFYLSIWIFFLKEANKKINLIPYNFFSNSFEKEFQYLFYISRKEFLFFLNKLEKLYFLFSNIIK from the coding sequence ATGATTGGCACAGATATCATTATTCTAATTATCGTTTTATACGGTGCATATAAAGGGTATAGAAAAGGATTACTCTCCCAATTATTTGTATTTATGATATGTTTTTTTTTCCTATACAAAGGAATCGATGTTTTTCACTTCCTTTCAGAAGAATTCCTAAAAAAATACAGTAAGAAAGAACCCTTTTTTACAGGTGTAACTATAATAAGTTCATTTTTTTTTATAATATTTATAGCTTTTTTCACTAAAAAAATCATAGAACTGATTTTGACAATCACATGGACAAAACCCTTTGATAAAGTATTTGGTGGTCTATTAGGCCTGATAAAATATTTTTTTTATCTATCAATATGGATTTTTTTCCTTAAAGAAGCAAATAAAAAAATCAATTTAATTCCTTATAATTTTTTTTCAAATTCCTTTGAAAAAGAGTTTCAATATCTTTTTTATATATCTAGGAAAGAATTTCTGTTTTTTTTAAACAAATTAGAAAAATTATACTTTTTATTTTCAAACATTATCAAATGA
- a CDS encoding LuxE/PaaK family acyltransferase, which translates to MNFQKKIFSIESKKEFEALTLEIFNYQVKNNQIYRNYLQLLKIDPFRITNISEIPFLPISFFKTHCVCSRPKSIPEIIFTSTGTTGIKSKHYVADLLIYRNSICKGFEYFYGPIDKFQFLALFPLDREDSSLIYMMKYLIQKTYKNGSNFIYFQKIPPLHYEKTILIFGISFSLLDFVDAYKNTIFDGSNKDNVIIMETGGMKGKRKEIIREELHHLLKKGFCVKDIHSEYGMTELLSQAYAKKDGLFRCPPWMKVYIRDPEDPFIHIEDHKIGGIDIIDLSNYLSCPFISTNDLGKKINDDEFEVLGRMDLSDIRGCSLMTF; encoded by the coding sequence ATGAACTTTCAAAAAAAGATTTTTTCCATAGAATCCAAAAAAGAATTTGAAGCTTTAACTTTAGAGATATTCAATTATCAAGTAAAAAATAACCAGATTTACAGAAATTATCTTCAATTATTAAAAATTGATCCATTTCGGATTACCAATATTTCGGAAATTCCCTTTTTGCCTATTTCCTTTTTTAAAACCCATTGTGTTTGTAGTCGACCAAAAAGTATTCCAGAAATTATTTTTACCAGCACTGGAACGACAGGAATAAAAAGCAAACATTATGTAGCTGATTTGCTGATTTATAGGAATAGTATTTGTAAAGGATTTGAATATTTTTATGGTCCCATAGACAAATTCCAATTTTTAGCTTTGTTTCCTCTCGATAGAGAGGATTCTTCTTTAATTTATATGATGAAATATTTGATACAAAAAACATATAAAAATGGAAGTAATTTTATTTATTTTCAAAAAATACCTCCTCTTCATTATGAAAAAACTATTTTAATTTTTGGGATCAGTTTTTCTTTATTAGACTTTGTGGATGCCTATAAGAATACTATTTTCGATGGATCTAATAAAGATAATGTGATTATTATGGAAACAGGAGGAATGAAGGGGAAAAGAAAAGAAATCATACGAGAAGAATTACACCATCTTTTAAAGAAAGGTTTTTGTGTAAAAGATATTCACTCTGAATATGGAATGACCGAATTGCTTTCTCAAGCATATGCAAAGAAAGACGGACTTTTTAGATGTCCTCCTTGGATGAAAGTATACATCAGAGATCCGGAAGATCCTTTTATCCATATAGAGGACCATAAAATAGGTGGAATTGATATTATTGATTTATCTAATTATTTATCTTGTCCTTTTATTTCTACCAATGATTTAGGAAAAAAAATAAATGACGATGAATTCGAAGTATTAGGAAGGATGGATTTATCAGACATCCGTGGATGCAGTCTGATGACATTTTAA
- a CDS encoding purine-nucleoside phosphorylase produces the protein MSMILEEKSTKYIQKQIKEKPEFGIVLLGNQFHQLIHEIKNPICIPYEDIPNFTKVNGKFISGNIEGKKVLFLIEPFSSYYEDEYTPFPLVMCKNMGIDKLILINISGGVNPNYKAGDVMLVKDHINLFPESHNMKKFMKNNFLGITEPYDQKMLEMAENIAMNHNIIIQKGVYVAYPYPHYKTHAEYAMIRSMGGDSVGMSNIVSYVITARYMDLRVFAISIIMGLSEQKGSSDSIHLMKSFFQETEKSIPLLILIVKEFIKLCF, from the coding sequence ATGTCAATGATTTTAGAAGAAAAATCCACAAAATATATACAAAAACAAATCAAAGAAAAACCTGAATTTGGAATAGTATTATTAGGAAATCAGTTTCATCAATTGATCCATGAAATCAAAAATCCTATATGCATTCCTTACGAGGACATTCCAAATTTTACAAAAGTAAATGGAAAATTTATATCCGGAAATATAGAAGGGAAAAAGGTTCTATTTTTAATAGAACCTTTTTCCTCTTATTATGAGGATGAGTATACTCCTTTTCCTCTAGTAATGTGTAAAAATATGGGAATAGATAAGTTGATATTAATTAATATTTCTGGAGGAGTAAATCCAAACTACAAAGCAGGAGATGTCATGTTGGTAAAAGACCATATTAATCTTTTCCCAGAAAGCCATAATATGAAAAAATTTATGAAAAATAATTTTTTGGGAATAACAGAACCATATGATCAAAAGATGCTTGAAATGGCAGAGAATATAGCCATGAATCACAATATTATCATACAAAAAGGTGTCTATGTGGCTTATCCTTATCCACATTATAAAACCCATGCAGAATATGCGATGATACGATCCATGGGTGGAGATAGTGTTGGAATGAGTAATATTGTTTCATACGTAATTACAGCTAGGTATATGGATTTACGGGTTTTTGCTATATCCATTATAATGGGATTATCTGAACAGAAGGGATCTTCTGATTCCATCCATTTGATGAAATCATTTTTTCAAGAAACAGAAAAATCCATTCCTCTTTTAATATTGATTGTCAAAGAATTTATCAAACTTTGTTTTTAA
- the pheS gene encoding phenylalanine--tRNA ligase subunit alpha: protein MDQKVDQIKKEINCFHAKNYEDLEAFRIKFLGKKKGILTVLFKKLKKLPIHERKIFGNVINDLKKKVQKKIQIDHSKNFIKDEDENFDPTIPGKSVEIGSLHPISIIKNRIIDVLKKIGFSYVEGPEIEDDWHNFTALNIPIDHPSRDMQDTFFLCKNPDIVLRTHTSSVQIRYMKKNSPPSRVLSVGKVYRNETISSRSYFMFHQAEGFYIDKKVSFSDLKQTIHYLITSLFGEVKIRFRPSYFPFTEPSAEVDIYNNHTGWLEIMGCGMIDPQVLKNVNVDSEIYSGFAFGIGIERVALLIYQIDDIRIYFDNDIRFLRQFQSDF from the coding sequence ATGGATCAAAAAGTGGATCAAATAAAAAAGGAGATAAACTGTTTTCATGCTAAAAATTATGAAGATTTAGAAGCCTTTCGAATTAAATTTTTGGGTAAAAAAAAGGGGATTTTGACGGTTTTATTTAAAAAATTAAAAAAACTTCCTATTCATGAAAGAAAAATTTTTGGTAATGTTATCAATGATTTAAAAAAGAAGGTTCAAAAAAAAATACAAATAGATCATTCTAAAAACTTCATAAAAGATGAAGATGAAAATTTTGATCCTACAATTCCAGGAAAATCTGTAGAAATAGGATCTTTACATCCAATATCTATTATAAAAAATAGGATTATAGATGTATTAAAAAAAATTGGATTCTCTTATGTGGAAGGACCTGAAATTGAAGATGATTGGCATAACTTTACGGCTTTAAATATACCTATCGATCATCCATCTAGGGATATGCAGGATACCTTTTTTTTATGCAAAAATCCAGATATCGTATTGCGTACACATACTTCCTCTGTACAAATACGATATATGAAAAAAAACAGTCCGCCTTCTCGTGTTTTATCTGTAGGAAAAGTATATAGAAATGAAACTATTTCCTCTCGTTCTTATTTTATGTTTCACCAAGCAGAAGGTTTTTATATCGATAAAAAAGTATCCTTTTCAGACCTAAAACAAACTATTCATTATTTGATTACCTCTCTTTTTGGAGAAGTAAAAATTAGATTCCGTCCTTCGTATTTTCCATTTACAGAACCTAGTGCAGAAGTGGATATATATAATAATCATACAGGATGGTTAGAAATTATGGGATGTGGGATGATAGATCCACAAGTATTAAAAAACGTAAATGTTGATTCCGAAATTTATTCTGGATTTGCTTTTGGAATAGGGATAGAACGTGTTGCTTTACTGATTTATCAGATTGATGATATTAGAATTTATTTTGATAATGATATTCGTTTTTTAAGACAATTTCAGAGTGATTTTTAA
- a CDS encoding 4'-phosphopantetheinyl transferase family protein yields MLKITHSKIIVFRWGHLKTRFLEQLLILSDKERRFFLSLSEKRKKEFLGVRYALRYIGINRNIFYNEKRKPFLFPQEKYISFSHSFERIAIAISSYHIGIDIEKLRKKIVKIKKKFIREDESIFIHSNYEIDYLHIIWGIKESLYKLEGGIFPSFLDRYKVSPFCIKKDSCISCWVMKDSYSKRFSAFYRKIDDHYLVYIIDMDDDEGMD; encoded by the coding sequence ATGTTAAAAATTACTCATTCGAAAATTATCGTTTTTAGATGGGGTCATTTAAAAACTCGATTTTTGGAACAATTATTGATTCTTTCGGATAAAGAAAGAAGGTTTTTTTTATCTTTATCAGAAAAACGAAAAAAAGAATTTTTAGGAGTGCGTTACGCTCTAAGATATATAGGAATAAACAGAAATATTTTTTACAATGAAAAAAGAAAACCTTTTCTTTTTCCTCAAGAAAAGTATATTTCATTCAGTCATTCTTTTGAAAGAATAGCTATAGCCATCAGCTCATATCATATAGGTATAGACATAGAGAAATTACGAAAAAAAATAGTCAAAATAAAGAAAAAATTTATTAGAGAGGATGAATCTATTTTTATTCATTCAAACTACGAAATAGATTATCTACATATCATATGGGGAATCAAAGAAAGTTTATACAAATTAGAAGGGGGGATTTTCCCCAGTTTTTTAGATCGCTATAAAGTTTCTCCTTTTTGCATAAAAAAGGATTCTTGCATATCCTGTTGGGTGATGAAAGATTCCTATAGTAAGAGGTTTTCTGCTTTTTACAGAAAAATAGATGACCATTATCTTGTTTATATTATAGATATGGATGATGATGAAGGAATGGATTAA
- the hisS gene encoding histidine--tRNA ligase, with protein MEHPSIPKGTRDFSSIEMNKRNYLIQVIRNKFELFGYSPIETPSFEKISTLMGKYGKEGDYLMFKLLHSGDFLKKGISNKALRYDLTVPFVRYVVMHRNEIFFPFKRYQIQPVWRADKPQKERFREFYQCDADMIGSYSLSSLWQEVEFIQLCDEIFTELNFPIIININHRDILGGLVDISGIENHLWKDFTTSLDKWDKKGRNIVKKEMLRKGISSNSFEKIACFFDMKENFSKKIESLTVALQSSERGKKGIKDLRFIFQKIKNISLKKTKLKWNVSLARGMNYYTGPIFEISPDNNNGPRIANSIGGGGRYDQLASFFGMKNFSGVGVSLGLDRICLAMEKENLFSTISSSPSKVLFINFGDEEVLYAYKMINFLRRKGISTQLYPNAVKINKQFRYANDNHIPFIISIGKNEIEKKKIRVKNLKTRTETEYNNIQEVAHQLMKKNP; from the coding sequence ATGGAACATCCTAGTATTCCAAAAGGAACCAGAGATTTTTCATCCATAGAGATGAATAAAAGAAACTATTTAATTCAAGTTATTCGAAATAAATTTGAACTTTTTGGTTACTCTCCCATAGAAACTCCTTCTTTTGAGAAAATTTCTACTCTTATGGGAAAATATGGAAAAGAAGGAGACTACTTAATGTTTAAGTTGCTTCATTCAGGAGATTTTTTGAAAAAAGGAATTTCCAATAAAGCTCTTAGATATGATTTAACGGTTCCTTTTGTCCGCTATGTAGTTATGCATAGAAATGAAATTTTTTTTCCTTTTAAAAGATATCAAATACAACCAGTATGGCGCGCAGATAAACCACAAAAAGAAAGATTTAGAGAATTTTATCAGTGTGATGCGGATATGATTGGCTCCTACTCATTATCTTCTTTATGGCAAGAAGTTGAGTTTATCCAACTTTGTGATGAAATATTTACAGAATTAAATTTTCCTATAATTATCAATATTAATCATCGAGATATTTTGGGAGGATTAGTAGACATTTCTGGAATAGAAAATCATTTATGGAAAGATTTCACTACATCTCTAGATAAATGGGATAAGAAAGGAAGAAATATAGTAAAAAAAGAAATGCTTCGTAAAGGAATATCCTCGAATTCTTTTGAAAAAATAGCATGTTTTTTTGATATGAAAGAAAATTTTTCAAAAAAAATAGAATCTTTAACCGTCGCTTTGCAATCCTCTGAAAGAGGAAAAAAAGGAATAAAAGATCTCCGTTTTATCTTTCAAAAGATAAAAAATATTTCTTTAAAAAAGACCAAATTGAAATGGAATGTTTCTTTAGCTAGAGGAATGAATTATTATACAGGTCCTATATTTGAAATATCTCCAGATAATAATAATGGACCCCGTATTGCAAATTCTATCGGAGGTGGAGGAAGATATGATCAATTAGCTAGCTTTTTTGGAATGAAAAATTTTTCTGGTGTAGGAGTATCTTTGGGTTTAGATAGAATATGTCTAGCCATGGAAAAAGAAAATTTATTTTCAACTATTTCTAGTAGTCCTTCAAAAGTATTGTTTATTAATTTCGGAGATGAAGAGGTTTTATATGCATATAAAATGATAAATTTTTTGAGAAGAAAAGGAATTTCCACTCAATTGTATCCTAATGCCGTAAAAATCAATAAACAATTCAGGTATGCCAACGATAACCACATTCCATTTATTATTAGTATAGGAAAAAATGAAATAGAAAAAAAGAAAATACGAGTCAAAAATCTAAAAACAAGAACAGAAACTGAATATAATAATATCCAAGAAGTAGCTCATCAATTAATGAAAAAAAACCCATAA
- the rlmB gene encoding 23S rRNA (guanosine(2251)-2'-O)-methyltransferase RlmB, whose product MSKLEIIYGIHPLIEAIQSKMTISKLFFQIGWKKKYNPYYKKLITLSKRENIPIHIVPKNKFHQLNNKNHQGVFALLSPIKTHSIEDLLPIFYEKGKNALLLILDRITDVRNFGSIIRTAACAGVDAIIIPKKYTAMIGSDSIKTSSGALFKVPICQEKNMKKTIEYLIKYGLKIVSATEKSNIYWYNIDFSGPTAIILGNESNGICPKYLELTSENAKIPTIYGGISSLNVSVACGIILYEVFRQRKFKQY is encoded by the coding sequence ATGAGTAAATTAGAAATTATTTATGGAATACATCCCTTAATAGAAGCTATTCAATCCAAAATGACTATTAGTAAGCTATTTTTTCAAATAGGATGGAAAAAAAAATATAATCCTTATTACAAAAAGTTGATCACTCTCTCCAAAAGAGAAAATATCCCCATTCATATCGTTCCTAAAAATAAATTTCATCAGTTGAACAATAAAAATCATCAAGGAGTTTTTGCACTTCTTTCTCCAATAAAAACTCATTCCATAGAAGATTTACTTCCTATATTTTATGAAAAAGGAAAAAACGCACTTCTGCTCATTTTAGATCGTATTACGGATGTAAGAAATTTTGGATCTATCATTCGTACTGCTGCATGTGCTGGTGTAGATGCTATTATTATTCCAAAAAAATATACAGCCATGATTGGCTCCGATTCTATCAAAACTTCTTCAGGAGCTTTATTTAAAGTTCCAATATGTCAAGAAAAAAATATGAAGAAAACTATAGAGTATTTGATAAAGTACGGTTTAAAGATTGTTTCCGCTACGGAAAAATCAAATATTTATTGGTATAATATAGATTTTTCAGGTCCTACGGCTATCATACTTGGAAATGAATCTAATGGAATCTGTCCGAAATATTTAGAACTAACCTCCGAAAATGCAAAGATACCAACTATATACGGGGGGATTTCCTCTTTAAATGTTTCTGTAGCCTGTGGGATCATTTTATATGAAGTATTCCGACAAAGAAAATTCAAACAATATTAA
- a CDS encoding Mrp/NBP35 family ATP-binding protein yields the protein MKKKITKALENVFLNKRNIMESGIVKKIDVFQEEIRIYISLSNPTMHMKKKLERDINQTIKYQNVDKKIRIEMKLDTHEKRKTGIKNIIAIASGKGGVGKSTIATNIAVSLVKMGFHVGLLDADIYGPSIPLMFNLEENKISSCIVQKNGTSIMNPITSYGVKILSLGFFSKSGQAIVWRGPMATKALRQFIHETDWGVLDFLIVDLPPGTGDIHLSLVQEIPLKGIVIVSTPQKISLSDVHRSVGMFRLKSIYVPILGIIENMSFFIPKESKEKYYLFGKNGVKNFSKKMNIFFLGEIPLLQDIRASSDLGVPVVLQNDSIRKIFVKITKNMIENLPKVPIS from the coding sequence ATGAAAAAAAAAATAACGAAAGCATTAGAAAATGTATTTCTTAATAAAAGAAATATTATGGAATCTGGAATAGTCAAAAAAATAGATGTATTTCAAGAGGAAATTCGAATATATATAAGCCTATCCAATCCGACTATGCATATGAAAAAAAAATTAGAACGAGATATTAACCAGACTATAAAATATCAAAATGTAGATAAAAAAATACGAATAGAAATGAAATTAGATACTCATGAAAAAAGAAAAACTGGAATAAAAAATATCATAGCCATAGCTTCAGGAAAAGGAGGAGTAGGAAAATCTACAATAGCAACTAATATCGCGGTTTCTTTAGTAAAAATGGGGTTTCATGTAGGTTTATTAGATGCAGATATTTATGGTCCTTCTATTCCATTAATGTTCAATCTAGAAGAAAATAAAATATCTTCCTGTATTGTGCAGAAGAATGGAACTTCTATCATGAATCCTATCACTAGTTATGGAGTTAAGATTCTATCTTTAGGTTTTTTTTCCAAATCTGGACAAGCGATTGTTTGGAGAGGGCCTATGGCTACTAAGGCATTAAGACAATTTATTCATGAAACGGATTGGGGCGTATTAGATTTCTTAATTGTAGATTTACCGCCAGGTACAGGGGATATACATTTATCACTTGTGCAGGAAATTCCATTAAAAGGAATTGTTATTGTTAGTACACCTCAGAAAATTTCTTTATCGGATGTGCATAGATCTGTAGGAATGTTTCGTCTTAAATCGATTTATGTCCCAATACTTGGAATCATAGAAAATATGTCTTTTTTTATCCCAAAAGAATCCAAAGAAAAATACTATTTATTTGGAAAAAATGGAGTGAAAAATTTTTCCAAGAAAATGAATATTTTTTTTCTTGGAGAGATTCCTCTGCTACAAGACATACGAGCATCTTCCGATTTAGGGGTTCCTGTGGTTTTACAAAACGATTCTATAAGAAAAATTTTTGTAAAAATTACGAAAAATATGATAGAGAATTTACCAAAAGTTCCCATTTCCTAG
- the murB gene encoding UDP-N-acetylmuramate dehydrogenase, with amino-acid sequence MLDIKKNFSLKNFNTFGINVYAHYFVNVKSIEDIQKIFWKYPSIPKLFLGNGSNILFLNNYYQGMVIKMGIKGMKVIKENEYQAVVQAFAGENWNEFVGWTIKKGFSGLENLSFIPGTVGAAPIQNIGAYGVEVKDTLLEVQVYETNNGKIRIFTREECQLEYRHSFFKHPYSKNKFLVLSVSFLLRKKYHKLNTYYIEIQKELERMNIKKPTMYDLSKAILYIRNRKLPNPKKIGNAGSFFMNPIIGILDFKKLKSKYPTIIGYSISTNQVKLSASSLIETIGWKGKKQGNVGVYEKQPIVLVNYGKASGMDIYYFSEKITQDIKNKFGLVLSREVHLIR; translated from the coding sequence ATGTTAGATATTAAAAAAAATTTTTCTCTCAAAAATTTTAATACATTTGGAATAAATGTTTATGCACATTATTTTGTAAATGTGAAAAGTATAGAAGATATACAAAAAATTTTTTGGAAGTATCCATCCATTCCAAAACTTTTTTTGGGAAATGGAAGTAATATTCTTTTTTTAAATAATTATTATCAAGGAATGGTAATTAAAATGGGGATCAAAGGGATGAAAGTGATTAAGGAAAACGAGTATCAAGCAGTAGTTCAAGCTTTTGCTGGAGAAAATTGGAATGAATTTGTAGGTTGGACTATAAAAAAAGGATTCAGTGGTTTAGAGAATTTATCATTTATTCCTGGTACGGTTGGAGCGGCTCCAATTCAAAACATTGGAGCATATGGAGTAGAAGTAAAGGATACTTTATTGGAAGTTCAAGTATATGAAACGAATAATGGAAAAATACGAATATTCACACGAGAAGAATGTCAACTAGAATATCGTCATTCTTTTTTTAAGCATCCATATTCAAAAAATAAATTTTTGGTTTTATCTGTTTCCTTTCTATTAAGAAAAAAGTATCATAAATTGAACACTTATTACATTGAAATTCAGAAGGAATTAGAAAGAATGAATATTAAAAAACCAACTATGTATGATTTAAGTAAAGCTATTCTTTACATTAGAAATAGAAAACTTCCAAACCCCAAAAAAATAGGAAATGCTGGTAGTTTTTTTATGAATCCAATAATAGGGATATTGGATTTTAAAAAATTAAAATCTAAATATCCAACTATTATTGGATATTCTATTTCTACTAATCAAGTGAAACTATCTGCTAGTTCATTGATTGAAACGATAGGATGGAAAGGAAAAAAACAGGGAAATGTAGGTGTATATGAAAAACAACCTATAGTTTTGGTCAACTATGGAAAAGCTAGTGGAATGGATATATATTATTTTTCAGAAAAAATAACTCAAGACATAAAAAATAAGTTTGGCCTTGTTTTATCAAGAGAAGTGCATCTCATACGATAG
- the ftsZ gene encoding cell division protein FtsZ produces MKKENFIMQKKENVPFGFSKNRSAAIKVIGVGGGGSNALSYMFEQGITGVDFIACNTDAQALNNNPVPVKIQLGASITEGLGAGADPEIGEKAALESLEEIKSILDSNTKMTFITAGMGGGTGTGAAPIIAGISKEKGILTVGIVTIPFHFEGKMRLQQAQKGIEALRKNVDSLIVINNDKLRELYGNLGFKAGFAKADEVLTTAAKGIAEVITHHYKQNIDLRDTRTVLKESGTAVMGSAISVGENRAKDAVGQALDSPLLNDNKITGAKNVLLLIVSGRIEITIDEIGIISDYIQAEAGNNANIIMGIGEDESLEESISVTIVATGFPTEVQRAINHEEKKIFHRLEEPYKQKLTKIEGIHSYSKKRMEPFPYYKEKTYKNAPKENLSFNQSQRKNIFNQAINHPNNTTVEKKYMLEDNFDLPISSEEKNQILKDKMKRVHMLKKENNKNEDINNF; encoded by the coding sequence ATGAAAAAAGAAAATTTTATAATGCAAAAAAAAGAAAACGTCCCATTTGGATTTTCTAAAAATCGTTCAGCTGCTATAAAAGTTATTGGTGTAGGAGGTGGTGGAAGTAATGCTTTAAGTTATATGTTTGAACAAGGGATTACGGGGGTAGACTTTATAGCGTGTAATACCGATGCACAAGCATTAAATAATAATCCAGTTCCAGTAAAAATTCAATTAGGAGCTTCTATTACAGAAGGATTAGGTGCTGGAGCAGATCCAGAAATAGGAGAAAAAGCGGCATTAGAAAGTCTAGAAGAAATTAAAAGTATTTTAGATTCTAATACAAAAATGACCTTTATTACAGCAGGCATGGGAGGAGGAACGGGAACCGGGGCCGCTCCAATTATTGCAGGTATTTCTAAAGAAAAAGGAATTCTTACTGTAGGAATTGTCACTATTCCATTTCATTTTGAAGGAAAAATGAGATTACAACAAGCTCAAAAGGGAATAGAAGCATTAAGGAAAAATGTAGATTCTCTCATTGTTATTAATAATGATAAATTAAGAGAATTGTATGGAAATCTTGGATTTAAAGCTGGATTTGCAAAAGCGGATGAAGTTCTTACTACTGCAGCTAAAGGAATTGCAGAAGTAATCACTCACCATTATAAACAGAATATAGATTTAAGAGACACTAGAACAGTTCTTAAAGAAAGCGGTACGGCAGTTATGGGATCCGCTATTTCTGTTGGAGAAAACAGAGCTAAAGATGCCGTTGGACAAGCCTTAGATTCTCCATTATTGAATGACAACAAGATAACAGGGGCTAAAAATGTTCTTTTACTTATTGTTTCAGGAAGAATTGAAATTACCATAGATGAAATCGGAATCATTAGTGATTATATACAAGCAGAGGCAGGAAATAATGCTAATATTATAATGGGAATAGGAGAAGACGAAAGTTTGGAAGAAAGTATTTCAGTAACTATAGTAGCAACCGGATTTCCAACAGAAGTTCAAAGGGCTATTAATCACGAAGAAAAAAAAATATTTCATAGGTTAGAAGAACCTTATAAACAAAAATTAACGAAAATAGAGGGAATTCATTCTTATTCCAAAAAACGAATGGAACCTTTTCCTTATTATAAAGAAAAGACTTATAAAAATGCTCCTAAGGAAAACTTATCCTTCAATCAAAGTCAAAGGAAAAACATCTTTAATCAAGCTATTAATCATCCCAACAATACTACAGTAGAAAAAAAATATATGTTGGAAGATAATTTTGATCTTCCTATTTCTTCAGAAGAAAAAAATCAAATTTTGAAAGATAAGATGAAACGTGTTCATATGTTAAAAAAAGAAAATAATAAAAATGAGGACATTAATAATTTTTAG